A region of Streptomyces sp. NBC_01264 DNA encodes the following proteins:
- a CDS encoding alpha/beta hydrolase, producing MELTSTSFLITLIVVTGLAMLAALLLWNRIPGPRWVRWPARLLMIGLCQLTAICVVATWINGSYGLYSSWDDLLGTEAGQNDSPMTGPPLGRAKFTLGGDGTRTTYFRGSHSKLAGQVIVWTPPEYDAPGADKTRFPVLMLLHGYPGSPRSWLDVGDMPGALEQLVQLGAAHPFILVIPDLYPGGVNTDCTDTPQRKVASWLAEDVPDLVAKNFRTLPEPKGWGLMGISTGAFCAAKLPLQYPKAFRAGAALDPDPLTGDPDVLSDPVLRERNSPMWLVTHEKNTDVGLFLATSAQDKDSPPQQLADFTKAARNSGVRVKTLVRPLGGHNFQTWIAMYPDALGWLSTEISPPSEAP from the coding sequence GTGGAGCTGACCAGTACGTCGTTCCTCATCACGCTGATCGTCGTCACCGGACTCGCGATGCTCGCCGCGCTGCTCCTGTGGAACCGGATCCCCGGCCCCCGCTGGGTGCGCTGGCCGGCCCGGCTGCTGATGATCGGCCTGTGCCAGCTCACCGCCATCTGCGTGGTGGCCACCTGGATCAACGGGAGCTACGGCCTCTACTCCTCCTGGGACGACCTGCTGGGCACCGAAGCCGGGCAGAACGACTCCCCCATGACCGGGCCGCCGCTGGGGCGGGCCAAGTTCACCCTCGGCGGCGACGGCACCCGCACCACGTACTTCCGCGGCTCCCACTCGAAGCTCGCCGGCCAGGTGATCGTGTGGACTCCCCCGGAGTACGACGCACCGGGCGCGGACAAGACCCGGTTCCCCGTGCTGATGCTGCTGCACGGCTATCCGGGCTCGCCCCGCTCCTGGCTCGACGTCGGCGACATGCCCGGCGCGCTGGAGCAGCTCGTCCAGCTCGGCGCGGCGCACCCCTTCATCCTGGTGATCCCCGACCTGTACCCGGGCGGGGTGAACACCGACTGCACGGACACCCCGCAGCGGAAGGTGGCGAGCTGGCTCGCCGAGGACGTGCCGGATCTGGTCGCCAAGAACTTCCGCACGCTCCCCGAGCCCAAGGGGTGGGGGCTGATGGGCATCTCCACCGGGGCGTTCTGCGCCGCCAAACTGCCGCTCCAGTACCCGAAGGCGTTCCGGGCGGGCGCGGCCCTGGACCCGGATCCGCTGACGGGCGACCCGGACGTGCTGTCCGATCCGGTGCTGCGCGAGCGCAACAGCCCGATGTGGCTGGTCACGCACGAGAAGAATACGGACGTCGGGCTGTTCCTCGCCACGTCCGCCCAGGACAAGGACAGCCCGCCGCAGCAGCTGGCCGACTTCACGAAGGCGGCCCGGAACTCCGGGGTCCGGGTCAAGACGCTGGTCCGCCCTCTGGGCGGACACAACTTCCAGACCTGGATCGCGATGTACCCCGACGCACTGGGGTGGCTCAGTACGGAGATCTCACCGCCGTCCGAAGCCCCGTAG
- a CDS encoding cytochrome P450 family protein has product MDPAPPYVIDPAGGCPHALNARLRAQGAVAEVVLPGGVPGAVVLGHEALREFLAHPDVAKDARHFPALHDGTIPPDWPLRVFANAQGMHTADAADHRRLRSLVGNAFTVRQVARLRPRIEELTAALLGDLERAAEASPDGVADLRTHVALPLPMSVICELLGVDPEHRGRLHELSNTVIVATDKTPAEVMAALRELVELIATIAAARRADPGEDLTSALIAARDDDGDRLSEAELTGTMRLMLVAGHETTLNLISNAVRALCTHRDQLALVLEGKATWSDVVDETLRFDAPVSWFPFRYPTRDLTIDGTVIPRGTPVLAGYTAAGRDEAFHGSDADRFDLTRPTAARNLSFGHGAHYCVGAPLARLEATIALEALFARFPDLDLAVPEAELPHQRSFVGNSVESLPVRLRGFGRR; this is encoded by the coding sequence ATCGACCCCGCGCCCCCGTACGTCATCGACCCCGCCGGCGGCTGCCCGCACGCCCTCAACGCGCGGCTGCGCGCCCAGGGGGCCGTGGCCGAGGTGGTGCTGCCCGGTGGAGTTCCTGGAGCGGTCGTCCTCGGTCACGAGGCGCTGAGGGAGTTCCTCGCCCACCCCGATGTGGCCAAGGACGCCCGGCACTTCCCCGCCCTGCACGACGGCACCATCCCCCCGGACTGGCCGCTGCGCGTCTTCGCCAACGCCCAGGGCATGCACACCGCCGACGCCGCCGACCACCGCCGGCTGCGCTCCCTGGTGGGCAACGCCTTCACCGTCCGCCAGGTCGCGCGGCTGCGCCCCCGCATCGAGGAGCTGACGGCCGCTCTGCTCGGCGATCTGGAGCGGGCGGCCGAGGCCTCCCCGGACGGGGTGGCGGACCTGCGCACGCACGTCGCGCTCCCGCTCCCGATGAGCGTGATCTGCGAGCTCCTCGGGGTGGACCCCGAGCACCGGGGGCGGCTGCACGAGCTGTCCAACACCGTCATCGTCGCCACCGACAAGACCCCGGCCGAGGTCATGGCGGCCCTGCGCGAGCTCGTCGAGCTGATCGCCACCATCGCCGCCGCCCGCCGGGCCGATCCGGGCGAGGACCTGACGAGCGCGCTGATCGCCGCCCGCGACGACGACGGCGACCGGCTCAGCGAGGCCGAGCTCACCGGCACCATGAGGCTGATGCTGGTCGCGGGCCACGAGACCACGCTCAACCTGATCAGCAACGCCGTACGCGCCCTGTGCACCCACCGCGACCAGCTCGCGCTGGTCCTGGAGGGGAAGGCCACCTGGTCGGACGTGGTCGACGAGACCCTGCGCTTCGACGCTCCGGTCAGCTGGTTCCCCTTCCGCTATCCGACCCGCGATCTGACCATCGACGGGACCGTGATCCCGCGGGGCACCCCGGTCCTCGCCGGCTACACGGCGGCCGGCCGCGACGAGGCCTTCCACGGCTCGGACGCCGACCGCTTCGACCTGACCCGCCCCACCGCGGCCCGCAACCTCTCCTTCGGACACGGCGCCCACTACTGCGTCGGAGCCCCGCTCGCCAGGCTGGAGGCCACCATCGCCCTGGAAGCCCTCTTCGCCCGCTTCCCGGACCTGGACCTGGCCGTGCCCGAAGCCGAACTCCCGCACCAGCGCAGCTTCGTAGGCAACAGCGTCGAATCGCTGCCGGTCCGCCTACGGGGCTTCGGACGGCGGTGA
- a CDS encoding SDR family oxidoreductase — MTEAERTLAGKVALVAGATRGAGRGIAVELGARGATVYVSGRSTRGRRSEYDRSETIEETAELVTEAGGHGIAVVADHLVPEQVEALVGRIDSEQGRLDVLVNDIWGGERLFEWESTVWEHDLDKGLRLLRLAVETHAVTSHYALPLLLREPGGLVVEMTDGTAEYNASRYRVSFFYDIAKSAVLRMAFALGHEVGPRGATAVALTPGWLRSEMMLDNFGVTEANWRDALTTVPHFGISETPFYVGRAVAALAADPELSRWNGQSLSSGQLAGVYGFTDVDGSRPDAWRYMVEVQDPDLPADPTGYR, encoded by the coding sequence ATGACGGAGGCAGAACGGACTCTCGCAGGCAAGGTGGCCCTGGTGGCCGGGGCCACCCGTGGCGCGGGCAGGGGCATCGCGGTCGAGTTGGGTGCCCGGGGCGCGACCGTGTACGTGAGCGGGCGCAGCACCCGGGGCAGGCGCTCGGAGTACGACCGGTCCGAGACGATCGAGGAGACGGCCGAGCTGGTGACGGAGGCCGGCGGACACGGGATCGCGGTGGTGGCGGACCATCTGGTACCCGAGCAGGTCGAGGCCCTCGTCGGGCGGATCGACTCGGAGCAGGGCCGGCTCGATGTCCTGGTGAACGACATCTGGGGCGGCGAGCGGCTCTTCGAATGGGAGAGCACGGTCTGGGAACACGACCTGGACAAGGGACTGCGGCTGCTGCGGCTGGCCGTCGAGACCCACGCGGTGACCAGCCACTACGCGCTCCCCCTGCTGCTGCGCGAGCCGGGCGGACTGGTGGTGGAGATGACGGACGGCACGGCGGAGTACAACGCGAGCCGCTACCGGGTCTCCTTCTTCTACGACATCGCCAAGTCGGCGGTGCTGCGCATGGCGTTCGCGCTCGGACACGAGGTCGGCCCGCGCGGGGCGACGGCGGTGGCCCTGACCCCGGGCTGGCTCCGGTCGGAGATGATGCTGGACAACTTCGGTGTCACCGAGGCGAATTGGCGGGACGCGCTGACCACGGTCCCGCACTTCGGCATCTCGGAGACCCCGTTCTACGTCGGCCGCGCGGTCGCCGCGCTGGCCGCCGACCCGGAACTGTCGCGCTGGAACGGGCAGTCGCTCTCCAGCGGGCAGCTGGCAGGGGTCTACGGCTTCACCGACGTGGACGGCAGCCGGCCGGACGCCTGGCGGTACATGGTCGAGGTGCAGGACCCGGACCTCCCGGCGGACCCCACCGGCTACCGGTAG